Proteins from one Limanda limanda chromosome 4, fLimLim1.1, whole genome shotgun sequence genomic window:
- the fezf2 gene encoding fez family zinc finger protein 2 → MASSASLETVMSCGRTGPSAAPKSLAFSIDRIMSKSSEPKGSAEERAEGKKLLGLCCPIPCMIPLQPFSYDLQAKALMNYSELWRASFRGTFCGAAPCKGSCGMCCKAEASVKQPLLTPGSRVVKPQVVHQAVAVPSGGSLYYLNYLDSAYQQSELLAGHWVSNPQAQASLSAHHRLLLLENAKLAAVGADKLPTPQYPHKEHLPGQLDQIVKENHGLSAEKNGIKTHSKVSGSGAADGKPKNFTCEVCGKVFNAHYNLTRHMPVHTGARPFVCKVCGKGFRQASTLCRHKIIHTQEKPHKCNQCGKAFNRSSTLNTHVRIHAGYKPFVCEFCGKGFHQKGNYKNHKLTHSGEKQYKCSICNKAFHQIYNLTFHMHTHNDKKPFTCNTCGKGFCRNFDLKKHIRKLHDNVYSTATEASRQLQS, encoded by the exons atggcaAGTTCTGCCTCGCTGGAGACGGTGATGTCCTGCGGGAGGACCGGACCGTCCGCGGCTCCCAAGTCGCTGGCCTTCTCCATAGACCGGATCATGTCCAAGAGTTCGGAGCCGAAGGGGAGCGCGGAGGAGCGGGCAGAGGGCAAGAAGCTGCTCGGTCTCTGCTGCCCGATCCCCTGCATGATCCCGCTGCAGCCCTTCAGCTATGACCTCCAGGCCAAGGCGCTGATGAACTACTCCGAGCTGTGGAGAGCCAGTTTCAGGGGAACTTTTTGCGGTGCCGCTCCGTGCAAAGGGAGCTGCGGCATGTGCTGCAAAGCGGAGGCGAGTGTGAAGCAGCCGCTGCTGACGCCGGGAAGCCGGGTGGTGAAGCCGCAGGTCGTCCACCAGGCCGTGGCCGTGCCCAGCGGCGGCTCCCTCTACTATCTCAACTACCTGGACTCAGCGTACCAGCAGTCGGAGCTGCTGGCCGGACACTGGGTGTCCAACCCGCAGGCACAGGCCTCTCTGTCGGCGCACCACAGACTCTTGCTGCTGGAGAACGCCAAGCTGGCAGCGGTCGGGGCCGACAAGCTGCCCACACCTCAGTACCCGCACAAGGAGCATCTGCCCGGGCAGCTGGACCAGATCGTGAAGGAGAACCACGGCCTGAGCGCAGAGAAGAACGGAATCAAGACCCACAGCAAAGTCAGCGGCAGCGGCGCCGCGGACGGGAAACCCAAAAACTTCACTTGTGAAGTGTGTGGAAAG GTTTTTAACGCGCACTACAACCTGACCAGACACATGCCGGTGCACACCGGGGCCCGGCCCTTCGTGTGCAAAGTCTGCGGCAAAGGATTCCGCCAGGCCAGCACGCTGTGCAGGCACAAGATCATCCACACACAG GAAAAGCCTCATAAATGCAACCAGTGCGGGAAAGCGTTCAACAGAAGCTCGACGCTCAACACGCACGTACGGATCCACGCAGGCTACAAACCGTTCGTGTGTGAGTTCTGCGGGAAAGGCTTCCACCAGAAAG GAAACTACAAGAACCACAAGCTCACACACAGCGGAGAGAAGCAGTACAAGTGCTCCATCTGCAACAAGGCCTTCCACCAGATCTACAACCTGACCTtccacatgcacacgcacaacGACAAGAAGCCCTTCACCTGCAACACCTGCGGCAAGGGCTTCTGCCGCAACTTTGACCTGAAGAAACACATCCGGAAGCTGCATGACAACGTCTACTCTACGGCCACAGAGGCCTCCAGACAGCTGCAGAGCTGA